The following coding sequences are from one Oryzisolibacter sp. LB2S window:
- a CDS encoding DUF2145 domain-containing protein, with protein sequence MRTVHRVIWVAAMLLAAGAAQAGRSCEQRKPSVQTIERGMQLASGTARALDASGARVVLLARAGQDLSAYGLRYSHLGWAYRTDDGLWRVAHKLNDCGTASGHLYRQGLGEFFLDDLWRYEAVWAVPTPEVQQRLLALLQDGARTTLLQHAPYSMVSYAWGLRYQQSNQWALETLAAAMEPETVRTRAQAQAWLRFKGYAPSALRIGPLTRLGGRMTAANVAFDDHPNEKRFADRIETVTVDSALAWLQAARLAGAPQRLVQ encoded by the coding sequence GCCGCCATGCTGCTGGCGGCCGGGGCGGCGCAGGCGGGGCGCTCGTGCGAGCAGCGCAAGCCCAGCGTGCAAACCATAGAGCGCGGCATGCAGCTTGCGAGCGGCACGGCCCGCGCGCTCGACGCCAGCGGCGCGCGCGTGGTGCTGCTCGCGCGCGCCGGGCAGGACCTGTCGGCCTACGGCCTGCGCTATTCGCACCTGGGCTGGGCCTACAGGACGGACGATGGCCTGTGGCGCGTGGCGCACAAGCTCAACGACTGCGGCACGGCCAGCGGCCACCTCTACCGCCAGGGCCTGGGGGAGTTCTTTCTCGACGACCTGTGGCGCTACGAGGCCGTCTGGGCCGTGCCCACGCCCGAGGTGCAGCAGCGCCTGCTGGCCCTGTTGCAGGACGGCGCACGCACCACGCTGCTGCAGCATGCGCCCTACAGCATGGTCAGCTACGCCTGGGGGCTGCGCTACCAGCAGTCCAACCAATGGGCGCTGGAGACGCTGGCCGCGGCCATGGAGCCCGAGACCGTGCGCACGCGCGCGCAGGCCCAGGCCTGGCTGCGCTTCAAGGGCTATGCGCCCTCGGCGCTGCGCATCGGGCCGCTCACGCGGCTGGGCGGGCGCATGACGGCGGCGAACGTGGCCTTCGACGACCACCCGAACGAGAAGCGCTTTGCCGACCGCATCGAGACCGTCACCGTCGATTCGGCCCTGGCCTGGCTGCAGGCCGCGCGCCTGGCCGGCGCGCCGCAGCGGCTGGTGCAGTAG
- a CDS encoding zinc ribbon domain-containing protein codes for MSKALRLSEKWFRRGLWLVALVFASFLIGLGGTIVGDLPRVERPLQLDDFLDKPAAERLRQQVRDAGEAEQAAQAALEQARLQHAKARSDTQAEREGYANWLAARSATQRAEHDPEVIARTRALDALKAAEHKAQQAVQAEQQAQLDARQSAQAARQRLGEMERAGRERLTAERHRVELRVFLYRLALTLPLLIVAGWLFVKKRKGMYWPFVWGFIFFALFAFFVELVPYLPSYGGYVRYIVGIALTALVGRYAIVALNRYLERQKQAEALPERERRKELGYDVALARLAKGVCPGCERPVDLKDGATDFCPHCGIGLHVACGSCGARKSAFTRFCFRCGAAQEDAAKDAGHGGPAEPRPQTGAASRMST; via the coding sequence ATGAGCAAGGCATTGCGTCTGTCGGAAAAATGGTTTCGCCGCGGCCTGTGGCTGGTGGCGCTGGTGTTCGCCAGCTTTCTGATCGGGCTGGGCGGCACCATCGTGGGCGACCTGCCGCGGGTGGAGCGGCCCCTGCAGCTCGACGACTTCCTCGACAAGCCGGCGGCCGAGCGGCTGCGCCAGCAGGTCCGGGACGCGGGCGAGGCCGAGCAGGCCGCCCAGGCGGCGCTGGAGCAGGCGCGGCTGCAGCATGCCAAGGCACGCAGCGACACCCAGGCCGAGCGCGAGGGCTATGCCAACTGGCTGGCCGCGCGCAGCGCCACGCAGCGCGCCGAGCATGACCCCGAGGTGATCGCGCGCACGCGCGCGCTCGACGCTCTCAAGGCCGCCGAGCACAAGGCCCAGCAGGCCGTGCAGGCCGAGCAGCAGGCGCAGCTCGACGCGCGCCAGAGCGCCCAGGCCGCGCGCCAGCGCCTGGGCGAGATGGAGCGCGCGGGCCGGGAACGGCTCACCGCCGAGCGCCATCGCGTGGAGCTGCGCGTGTTTCTCTACCGCCTGGCGCTCACGCTGCCGCTGCTGATCGTGGCCGGCTGGCTGTTCGTGAAGAAGCGCAAGGGCATGTACTGGCCCTTCGTCTGGGGCTTCATCTTCTTCGCGCTGTTTGCCTTCTTCGTCGAGCTCGTGCCCTACCTGCCGAGCTACGGCGGCTATGTGCGCTACATCGTCGGCATCGCGCTCACGGCGCTCGTGGGGCGCTACGCCATCGTGGCGCTCAACCGTTACCTGGAGCGCCAGAAGCAGGCCGAGGCCCTGCCCGAGCGCGAGCGGCGCAAGGAGCTCGGCTACGACGTGGCGCTGGCGCGCCTGGCCAAGGGCGTGTGCCCGGGCTGCGAGCGGCCCGTGGACCTGAAGGACGGGGCGACGGACTTCTGCCCGCATTGCGGCATAGGCCTGCATGTGGCCTGCGGCAGCTGCGGCGCGCGCAAGAGCGCCTTCACGCGGTTTTGCTTTCGCTGCGGCGCGGCGCAGGAGGACGCGGCCAAGGACGCAGGCCATGGCGGGCCGGCAGAGCCGCGGCCTCAGACGGGCGCGGCCTCCCGCATGTCCACATAG
- a CDS encoding diguanylate cyclase, translating into MPERTAPALAAPPATQSLWRAQLLLAGCVFLASLVGIFSRPINYLSAFWPANAILLGLLLRHPRWAAAPGTWLWSLAAFVAADMITGTSWQKALALNLGNLAGVLAGWLYLSRLPEAVVHLRHQRSVLHLLAGCTVAATGCALVGGPAGSHFLNISLVESAAMWMFSEFFNFILVTPVLLAAPRGWPWQWRLQDAMLPLRGRPRPPLMPLLALLVSEVVTVLVGGPGSLGFVMPALVWCAMAYGVFPITVLNLLLYGWKTAFAALGALSFTHNHLWEVVSLRMGMGLLSVAPLAVACAYALRLQALEKLNHAVNHDFLTGTLGRRALMERGDRMLERLREEGASVAVLMLDLDHFKQINDRHGHAQGDAVLQQFAAMAQQHLRPQDLFGRLGGEEFAVFLPHLSHAQALAVGERLREQLKAERFALPEGGALQVTLSAGLYQVRRVGAEDSLERLLSRADKALYGAKAAGRDQVRPYVDMREAAPV; encoded by the coding sequence ATGCCGGAACGCACAGCCCCCGCCCTTGCAGCGCCGCCCGCCACGCAGTCGCTGTGGCGCGCGCAGCTGCTGCTCGCGGGCTGTGTCTTTCTGGCCAGTCTGGTGGGGATCTTCAGCCGCCCCATCAACTACCTGTCGGCCTTCTGGCCGGCCAACGCCATCCTGCTGGGGTTGCTGCTGCGCCACCCGCGCTGGGCGGCAGCGCCCGGCACCTGGCTCTGGTCGCTCGCGGCCTTTGTGGCGGCCGACATGATCACCGGCACCTCATGGCAGAAGGCCCTGGCGCTCAACCTGGGCAACCTGGCGGGCGTGCTGGCGGGCTGGCTCTACCTGTCGCGCCTGCCCGAGGCGGTCGTGCATCTGCGCCACCAGCGTTCGGTGCTGCACCTGCTCGCGGGCTGCACCGTAGCCGCAACGGGGTGCGCGCTGGTCGGCGGGCCCGCGGGCAGCCATTTCCTGAATATCTCGCTGGTCGAGTCCGCGGCCATGTGGATGTTCTCGGAGTTCTTCAACTTCATCCTGGTCACGCCCGTGCTGCTGGCCGCCCCGCGGGGCTGGCCCTGGCAATGGCGTCTGCAGGACGCCATGCTGCCGCTGCGCGGGCGCCCCAGACCACCGCTGATGCCGCTGCTGGCGCTGCTGGTGTCGGAGGTCGTGACGGTGCTGGTGGGCGGGCCGGGCTCGCTGGGCTTCGTCATGCCGGCCCTGGTCTGGTGCGCCATGGCCTATGGGGTGTTTCCCATCACGGTGCTGAACCTGCTGCTCTATGGCTGGAAGACGGCCTTCGCGGCGCTGGGCGCGCTCTCGTTCACGCACAACCACCTGTGGGAGGTGGTGTCGCTGCGCATGGGCATGGGGCTGCTGTCGGTGGCGCCGCTGGCGGTGGCCTGCGCCTACGCGCTGCGGCTGCAGGCGCTGGAAAAGCTCAACCACGCCGTCAATCACGATTTCCTCACGGGCACGCTGGGGCGCCGTGCGCTCATGGAGCGCGGCGACCGCATGCTGGAGCGGCTGCGTGAGGAAGGCGCGAGCGTCGCCGTCCTGATGCTCGATCTGGACCATTTCAAGCAGATCAACGACCGCCATGGCCACGCCCAGGGCGACGCGGTGCTGCAGCAATTCGCCGCCATGGCCCAGCAGCATCTGCGCCCGCAGGATCTGTTCGGTCGACTGGGGGGCGAGGAGTTCGCCGTGTTCCTGCCCCATCTTTCCCACGCCCAGGCGCTGGCCGTGGGCGAACGCCTGCGCGAGCAGCTCAAGGCCGAGCGCTTTGCCCTGCCCGAGGGGGGCGCGTTGCAGGTCACGCTCAGCGCCGGCCTGTACCAGGTGCGGCGCGTCGGCGCGGAGGACAGCCTCGAGCGGCTGCTGTCGCGGGCCGACAAGGCGCTGTACGGCGCCAAGGCCGCAGGGCGCGACCAGGTGCGCCCCTATGTGGACATGCGGGAGGCCGCGCCCGTCTGA
- the tgt gene encoding tRNA guanosine(34) transglycosylase Tgt: MLQFDLLKTDPSSHARRGRLTLNHGVVQTPIFMPVGTYGTVKGVMPQSLTDMGAQIILGNTFHLWMRPGLDIMQSFGGLHGFEQWHKPILTDSGGFQVWSLGPMRKITEEGVHFASPVNGDKLFMSPEVSMQIQTILNSDIVMQLDECTPYETNGHKTTEHEARKSMEMSRRWAVRSKAEFERLSNPNALFGIVQGGMFEHLRQESLEALVEMDFPGYAIGGVSVGEPKDEMLQIMAHTPHRLPAHKPRYLMGVGTPEDLVEGVACGVDMFDCVMPTRNARNGTLFTRYGDLKIRNARHKSDHQPLDPSCTCHACAGKDGVAWQDGGRGGFSRAYLHHLDRCGEMLGPMLTTIHNLHYYLNLMQEIRDALDAGRFAEFRARFKADRARGV; encoded by the coding sequence ATGCTGCAATTCGACCTGCTGAAAACCGATCCCTCGAGCCACGCCCGCCGCGGCCGCCTCACGCTCAACCACGGCGTCGTGCAAACCCCCATCTTCATGCCCGTGGGCACCTACGGCACCGTCAAGGGCGTGATGCCGCAAAGCCTCACCGACATGGGCGCGCAAATCATCCTGGGCAACACCTTCCACCTCTGGATGCGCCCGGGCCTGGACATCATGCAGAGCTTTGGCGGCCTGCATGGCTTCGAGCAGTGGCACAAGCCCATCCTGACCGACTCAGGCGGCTTTCAGGTCTGGAGCCTGGGCCCGATGCGCAAAATCACCGAGGAGGGCGTGCACTTCGCCAGCCCCGTCAACGGCGACAAGCTGTTCATGTCGCCCGAGGTCAGCATGCAGATCCAGACGATTCTGAACTCCGACATCGTCATGCAGCTCGACGAATGCACGCCGTATGAGACCAACGGCCACAAGACCACCGAGCACGAGGCGCGCAAGAGCATGGAGATGAGCCGGCGCTGGGCCGTGCGCTCCAAGGCCGAGTTCGAGCGCCTCTCCAATCCCAATGCGCTGTTCGGGATCGTGCAGGGCGGCATGTTCGAGCACCTGCGCCAGGAGTCGCTCGAGGCCCTGGTGGAGATGGACTTTCCCGGCTACGCCATCGGCGGCGTCAGCGTGGGCGAGCCCAAGGACGAGATGCTGCAAATCATGGCGCACACGCCGCACCGCCTGCCCGCGCACAAGCCGCGCTACCTCATGGGCGTGGGCACGCCCGAGGATCTGGTCGAGGGCGTGGCCTGCGGCGTGGACATGTTCGACTGCGTCATGCCCACGCGCAATGCGAGGAACGGCACGCTGTTCACGCGCTACGGCGACCTCAAGATCAGGAACGCGCGCCACAAGAGTGACCACCAGCCGCTCGACCCCAGCTGCACCTGCCACGCCTGCGCGGGCAAGGACGGCGTGGCCTGGCAGGACGGCGGCCGCGGCGGCTTCTCGCGCGCCTATCTGCACCACCTGGACCGCTGTGGCGAGATGCTCGGCCCCATGCTCACCACCATCCACAACCTGCACTATTACCTGAACCTGATGCAGGAGATCCGCGACGCGCTCGACGCCGGGCGCTTTGCCGAGTTCCGCGCCCGCTTCAAGGCGGACAGGGCACGCGGGGTGTAG
- a CDS encoding PAS domain S-box protein, with protein sequence MSTEPTPTIPWERIVADVADALIYADRDGIIRAWNPAAAALFGFGADEALGQSLDLIIPEHLREAHWRGYDRALARGHCGREVRTTRGRHKDGRKLYVDMSFCVVTDGAGQTLGSAAMARDVTERYLAELARRKAGG encoded by the coding sequence ATGAGCACGGAACCCACCCCCACCATCCCCTGGGAGCGCATCGTCGCCGACGTGGCCGACGCGCTGATCTACGCCGACCGCGACGGCATCATCCGGGCCTGGAACCCGGCCGCCGCGGCGCTGTTCGGCTTTGGCGCCGACGAGGCGCTGGGCCAGAGCCTGGACCTGATCATCCCCGAGCACCTGCGCGAGGCCCATTGGCGCGGCTACGACCGGGCGCTGGCGCGCGGCCACTGCGGCCGCGAGGTGCGCACCACGCGCGGCAGGCACAAGGACGGGCGCAAGCTCTACGTGGACATGAGCTTTTGCGTGGTCACCGACGGTGCCGGCCAGACGCTGGGCTCGGCCGCCATGGCGCGCGACGTGACCGAGCGCTACCTGGCCGAGCTCGCGCGGCGCAAGGCGGGCGGGTAA